One part of the Hyphomicrobiales bacterium genome encodes these proteins:
- a CDS encoding MFS transporter encodes MKTRSILLLMIAEVCGMSLWFVSAAVLPGMVAEFPMSAGQQAALSSAVQGGFVLGALALAISGLPDRLDPRFVFAGCAVLAGLANAALLVVPPDTLGAVLLRVATGALLAGVYPVGMKIAVGWGSTDRGLLVGALVGAVALGSASPHFLALTGGADWRTTVMLASVLAIVGGLLALGAKLGPHHVTAAAFNPKAIGTAWTNKGVRLAILGYLGHMWELYAMWAWIGLIAAASFALVMPQDEALRLATLTAFLVIALGAVVCVPTGWLADRMGKAQVAAGAMVVSGGSALLAALTFSGPLWLVLPVLLLWGASVIPDSPQLSALVADHAPADQTGSLLTFQTALGFALTMVTVQVTPVLADLWGWQPVLVVMALGPVAGVWAMRALIGGR; translated from the coding sequence GTGAAAACGCGTTCGATCCTCCTCCTGATGATTGCCGAAGTGTGCGGCATGAGCCTCTGGTTCGTGTCGGCGGCCGTGTTGCCAGGTATGGTGGCGGAGTTCCCGATGTCTGCAGGCCAGCAGGCAGCGCTTTCCAGCGCCGTTCAGGGCGGGTTCGTGCTTGGCGCGTTGGCTTTGGCGATTTCCGGTCTGCCGGATCGCCTTGATCCCCGTTTTGTGTTTGCTGGCTGCGCGGTGTTGGCCGGTCTTGCCAATGCCGCCCTGCTAGTGGTGCCGCCTGACACGCTGGGCGCCGTGCTGTTGCGCGTTGCCACCGGAGCCTTGCTAGCAGGGGTCTATCCAGTGGGCATGAAGATCGCTGTTGGCTGGGGCTCGACGGACCGTGGGCTGCTGGTCGGCGCTTTGGTTGGGGCTGTTGCACTTGGCTCGGCCTCACCACATTTTCTGGCCCTCACAGGCGGAGCCGACTGGCGCACCACGGTGATGCTGGCCTCCGTACTTGCGATCGTTGGCGGATTGTTGGCTTTGGGCGCCAAGCTTGGCCCGCATCACGTGACGGCTGCAGCGTTCAACCCCAAGGCGATCGGCACGGCCTGGACGAACAAGGGCGTGCGCCTGGCGATCCTCGGTTATCTCGGTCACATGTGGGAGCTTTACGCCATGTGGGCCTGGATCGGGCTTATCGCGGCGGCGTCCTTCGCGTTGGTGATGCCGCAGGATGAAGCGCTGCGCTTGGCAACACTCACCGCGTTTCTGGTGATCGCGCTTGGTGCGGTTGTCTGCGTGCCGACCGGTTGGCTTGCCGATCGGATGGGCAAAGCCCAGGTCGCTGCCGGTGCGATGGTGGTGAGCGGCGGCTCGGCGCTGCTGGCGGCGCTCACATTTAGCGGACCGCTCTGGCTGGTTTTACCCGTGCTTTTGTTGTGGGGCGCGAGCGTGATCCCGGATTCACCACAGCTCTCGGCCTTGGTGGCCGATCATGCGCCAGCCGATCAAACCGGCAGCCTACTGACCTTTCAAACAGCCCTTGGGTTCGCGCTCACCATGGTGACCGTGCAGGTCACACCGGTGCTCGCTGACCTTTGGGGATGGCAGCCGGTGCTGGTGGTGATGGCGCTTGGACCGGTGGCTGGTGTTTGGGCCATGCGGGCGCTTATCGGCGGGCGCTGA
- the secA gene encoding preprotein translocase subunit SecA, giving the protein MLGLGSIASKLFGSSNDRVVKGFQARVDAINALEPDMEALSDDELRGKTVEFRQRLADGEKLDSLLPEAFAVVREGGKRALGQRHYDVQLIGGMVLHEGKIAEMKTGEGKTLVATLAVYLNALEGKGVHVVTVNDYLARRDAAWMGQVYGFLGLTTGTIVHGLTDEERRAAYRCDVTYATNNELGFDYLRDNMKYRRAEMAQRAHNFAIVDEVDSILVDEARTPLIISGPLADKSELYTAIDKLVPQLNEDDYEIDEKQRTANFSEQGSESLETILAEAGLIAEGTSLYDTENIQVVHHMNQALRAHQLFQRDKDYIVRNGEVVIIDEFTGRMMPGRRFSDGLHQALEAKENVAINPENQTLASVTFQNYFRLYDKLGGMTGTASTEAEEFGNIYGLEVVEIPTNVPVARIDDDDEVYRTFDDKYRAIVALIADCSRRGQPILVGTTSIEKSELLSQMLSDKKAVMAIADKLIEQADNTDKGEAEFADYLRRAGEYLKETAKGVKGKKPAIAHQVLNARFHEQEALIVAQAGVPGGVTIATNMAGRGTDIQLGGNADMRIVTELGEMEDGPEKEAKAQAIREEVADLKQKALDAGGLYVVGTERHESRRIDNQLRGRSGRQGDPGHSKFFLSLQDDLMRIFGSDRMDGMLQKLGLKEGEAIIHNWINKALEKAQQKVEARNFDIRKNLLKYDDVMNDQRRVVFDQRLELMEEDDLAEPVKDMRHDVIEDMVAAHIPEKAYPEQWDTEGLQEQVKAVLNLDLPVVDWADEEGIAEDDVMERLKRAADEAYASRVARFGPDVMRQVERAVLLQTLDGLWREHLATLDNLRSVVGFRGYGQRDPLQEYRTEAFQLFEALLANLRETVTKHLMVVEVRTEAPPQLPREGALPGEGHHANPQTGEDEMAAPAMSPAMAKAAAGMASLRGEAVPAQVAPEARDPERPETWGKVGRNEPCPCGSGKKYKHCHGAV; this is encoded by the coding sequence ATGCTCGGCCTCGGTTCCATCGCGTCCAAACTGTTCGGCTCATCCAACGACCGCGTCGTCAAAGGTTTCCAAGCCCGCGTTGACGCCATCAACGCCCTCGAACCGGACATGGAAGCCCTTTCCGACGACGAACTGCGCGGCAAGACGGTGGAGTTCCGCCAGCGCCTGGCCGATGGCGAGAAGCTCGACAGCCTGTTGCCCGAAGCCTTCGCCGTCGTGCGTGAAGGCGGCAAGCGTGCGCTCGGCCAGCGCCACTACGATGTCCAGCTGATCGGCGGCATGGTGCTCCATGAGGGCAAGATCGCTGAGATGAAGACCGGTGAAGGTAAGACGCTTGTCGCGACCCTTGCCGTTTACCTCAATGCCCTTGAGGGCAAGGGCGTCCACGTTGTCACCGTGAACGATTATCTCGCCCGCCGCGATGCCGCCTGGATGGGGCAGGTTTATGGGTTCCTGGGCCTCACCACCGGCACGATTGTCCATGGCCTGACGGATGAAGAACGCCGCGCCGCCTATCGCTGCGACGTGACCTACGCCACCAACAACGAGCTCGGCTTCGATTATCTGCGCGACAACATGAAATATCGCCGCGCCGAAATGGCCCAGCGCGCGCACAACTTTGCCATCGTCGATGAGGTGGATTCAATCCTCGTTGATGAGGCGCGCACACCACTGATCATATCCGGCCCACTGGCCGACAAATCCGAGCTCTACACTGCCATCGACAAGCTGGTTCCGCAGCTCAATGAAGACGATTACGAGATCGACGAGAAGCAGCGCACCGCCAACTTCTCCGAACAGGGTTCGGAATCGCTGGAAACAATCCTTGCAGAAGCCGGCCTGATCGCCGAGGGCACCAGCCTCTACGACACCGAAAACATCCAAGTTGTTCACCACATGAACCAGGCGCTGCGCGCCCATCAGCTGTTCCAGCGCGACAAGGACTACATCGTGCGCAACGGCGAAGTGGTGATCATTGATGAGTTCACCGGCCGCATGATGCCCGGCCGCCGCTTCTCCGATGGCCTCCATCAGGCGCTGGAAGCCAAAGAAAACGTTGCCATCAATCCGGAAAACCAGACGCTCGCGTCGGTCACCTTCCAGAACTATTTCCGTCTCTACGACAAGCTTGGCGGCATGACCGGTACGGCCTCCACCGAGGCTGAGGAATTCGGCAACATTTACGGCCTGGAAGTTGTTGAAATCCCAACCAATGTTCCGGTCGCGCGTATTGATGATGATGACGAGGTCTACCGCACCTTCGACGACAAATACCGCGCCATCGTCGCCCTGATCGCCGATTGCTCGCGCCGTGGGCAGCCCATCCTTGTCGGCACGACCAGCATTGAGAAATCCGAACTGCTCTCGCAGATGCTGTCGGACAAAAAGGCCGTCATGGCTATCGCCGACAAGCTGATCGAGCAGGCTGACAACACCGACAAGGGCGAAGCCGAATTTGCCGACTATCTGCGCCGGGCCGGGGAATATCTGAAAGAAACCGCCAAAGGCGTAAAGGGCAAAAAACCCGCCATCGCCCACCAGGTTTTGAACGCCCGTTTCCACGAACAAGAAGCGCTGATTGTCGCGCAAGCCGGTGTGCCCGGCGGTGTCACCATCGCCACCAACATGGCCGGTCGTGGCACCGACATTCAGCTCGGCGGCAACGCCGATATGCGCATCGTCACCGAACTTGGCGAGATGGAAGACGGTCCAGAAAAAGAGGCCAAGGCGCAGGCCATCCGCGAAGAAGTGGCAGACCTGAAACAAAAAGCGCTGGACGCAGGCGGGCTTTACGTCGTCGGCACCGAGCGCCACGAAAGTCGGCGCATCGACAACCAGTTGCGCGGCCGCTCAGGCCGTCAAGGCGACCCCGGCCACTCGAAATTCTTCCTGTCCCTGCAAGATGATTTGATGCGCATCTTCGGGTCCGACCGGATGGATGGCATGCTGCAAAAGCTTGGCCTGAAAGAAGGCGAAGCGATCATCCACAACTGGATCAACAAGGCGCTTGAGAAAGCCCAGCAGAAGGTCGAGGCGCGCAACTTCGACATTCGTAAAAACCTGCTGAAATATGATGACGTCATGAACGATCAGCGCCGCGTGGTCTTCGATCAACGCCTTGAGCTGATGGAAGAGGACGATCTGGCCGAACCGGTCAAGGACATGCGCCACGACGTCATCGAAGACATGGTTGCCGCTCACATTCCGGAAAAAGCCTATCCTGAACAATGGGATACCGAAGGTTTGCAAGAGCAAGTGAAGGCCGTGCTCAACCTCGATCTGCCGGTTGTCGACTGGGCCGACGAGGAAGGCATTGCCGAAGACGATGTGATGGAACGCCTGAAGCGCGCTGCCGATGAGGCTTATGCCTCTCGCGTTGCCCGTTTCGGGCCCGATGTCATGCGTCAGGTCGAGCGCGCGGTTCTACTTCAAACACTCGATGGTCTCTGGCGCGAACATTTGGCAACGCTGGACAATCTGCGTTCGGTGGTCGGTTTCCGCGGCTACGGCCAGCGCGACCCGCTGCAGGAATACCGCACAGAAGCCTTCCAACTGTTCGAGGCGCTGCTCGCAAACTTGCGCGAAACGGTCACCAAGCATCTGATGGTCGTTGAGGTGCGCACCGAGGCCCCGCCGCAATTGCCACGAGAAGGCGCCTTGCCAGGCGAAGGCCACCACGCCAACCCGCAAACCGGCGAAGATGAGATGGCTGCCCCGGCCATGTCCCCCGCTATGGCCAAGGCCGCTGCCGGTATGGCATCACTGCGCGGCGAAGCGGTGCCCGCCCAAGTGGCGCCAGAAGCGCGCGATCCAGAGCGTCCGGAAACCTGGGGCAAGGTCGGCCGCAACGAGCCCTGCCCGTGCGGCTCAGGCAAAAAGTACAAGCACTGCCACGGCGCCGTGTAG
- a CDS encoding peptidylprolyl isomerase, with amino-acid sequence MSHFFTRLAVAGFAAFAVSGALSGTAIAQEELDPSTVLATVNGYEITEDEALMASQDFAEQLQRVPNEQRRAVIVDALIDLHLLAGAGEEAGLADSEAFQRRLAYQRARTLRTNYLVEVLAAEVDEEALQSAYDEAVAGFEPEEERKARHILVETEEDARAVIEELDGGADFATLATERSTGPSAANGGDLGFFGRGRMVPVFEDAAFALDVGGYTPDPVESQFGWHVIYLEDVRESAAPSFAELAPQIQQGLLQQAFIEAIGGLREEASITYEVEGLEPPAAPE; translated from the coding sequence ATGTCGCACTTTTTCACTCGCCTGGCCGTCGCCGGGTTTGCTGCCTTCGCCGTGTCAGGCGCGCTATCGGGCACTGCCATCGCGCAGGAAGAGCTTGATCCGTCCACGGTGCTGGCAACCGTCAATGGCTACGAGATCACCGAAGACGAAGCGTTGATGGCAAGCCAGGATTTTGCCGAGCAGTTGCAGCGGGTGCCCAATGAGCAGCGCCGCGCGGTGATTGTCGATGCGCTGATCGATCTGCATTTGCTCGCTGGTGCCGGCGAAGAGGCAGGGCTTGCCGATTCCGAAGCGTTCCAACGTCGCTTGGCCTATCAGCGGGCGCGCACGCTGCGTACCAATTATCTGGTCGAGGTTCTGGCCGCAGAGGTCGATGAAGAAGCGTTGCAAAGTGCCTATGACGAAGCAGTTGCTGGTTTTGAGCCGGAAGAAGAGCGCAAGGCGCGCCACATCCTGGTGGAAACCGAAGAGGATGCACGTGCCGTGATCGAAGAGCTTGATGGCGGCGCAGACTTTGCGACCCTTGCCACCGAGCGCTCTACCGGTCCGAGTGCGGCCAATGGCGGCGATCTTGGGTTCTTTGGCCGCGGTCGCATGGTGCCGGTGTTTGAGGACGCTGCGTTCGCGCTGGACGTTGGCGGCTACACGCCCGATCCGGTGGAAAGCCAATTTGGCTGGCATGTGATTTACCTGGAAGATGTGCGCGAGAGCGCGGCGCCCTCTTTCGCTGAATTGGCCCCGCAGATTCAGCAGGGCCTGCTGCAGCAAGCCTTCATTGAAGCCATCGGCGGTCTGCGTGAAGAGGCGTCGATCACCTATGAGGTCGAGGGCCTGGAGCCACCAGCAGCGCCAGAATAG
- the argJ gene encoding bifunctional glutamate N-acetyltransferase/amino-acid acetyltransferase ArgJ, whose amino-acid sequence MGGIDYPSPFTPDGDPAVLPVAGVRLATAAAGIKYAGRTDVLLMALDEGTSVAGTFTQSACASAPVDWCKAQLSGGAAQALLVNSGNANAFTGMKGRQSVERSAGIVAEALTISADQVFLASTGVIGEPLTAEKFAGVMTELVADLDGGPDRWVDAARAIMTTDTFPKAASRQVVIGGETVTISGISKGAGMIAPDMATMLSFIATDASIAPDVLQDMVGQAVGRSFNRITIDSDTSTSDTVLLFATGKRLTDAPITRTDDPRLSALQEALDDLSLELAHAIVKDGEGLTKFVTVQVEGAVSDKSADIIARAIGNSPLVKTAFAGEDANWGRVVMAVGKAGEPADRDRLAIWFGASGTEIRVAVEGARDASYSEEAAAAVMKHAEITLRVGLGLGDGKATIWTCDLTKAYVAINGDYRT is encoded by the coding sequence ATGGGCGGGATCGACTATCCCTCGCCGTTCACGCCGGACGGCGACCCAGCCGTTCTGCCGGTCGCGGGCGTTCGTCTGGCGACGGCGGCTGCCGGTATCAAATATGCGGGGCGCACCGACGTCTTGTTGATGGCGTTGGATGAGGGCACGAGCGTTGCCGGCACCTTCACGCAATCGGCGTGTGCCTCAGCGCCAGTCGATTGGTGCAAGGCGCAGCTCTCTGGCGGTGCGGCGCAGGCGCTGTTGGTGAACTCCGGCAATGCCAACGCCTTCACTGGCATGAAAGGCCGCCAATCGGTTGAGCGCTCGGCGGGTATCGTGGCCGAGGCGCTTACGATCTCCGCTGACCAAGTTTTTCTTGCCTCCACCGGTGTCATCGGTGAGCCACTGACAGCGGAGAAATTCGCTGGCGTGATGACCGAACTCGTTGCGGACCTAGACGGCGGCCCGGACCGCTGGGTCGATGCGGCGCGCGCCATCATGACGACCGACACCTTCCCCAAGGCCGCGTCGCGTCAGGTGGTGATCGGTGGCGAGACGGTCACGATCAGTGGGATATCCAAAGGTGCCGGGATGATCGCGCCCGACATGGCGACGATGCTCTCTTTTATCGCCACCGATGCTTCCATCGCGCCTGATGTCCTGCAGGACATGGTGGGCCAGGCGGTGGGCAGAAGCTTCAACCGCATCACCATCGATAGCGACACGTCAACTTCCGACACCGTGTTGTTGTTCGCCACTGGCAAACGGTTGACCGACGCGCCGATCACGCGGACGGACGATCCCCGGCTTTCTGCGCTGCAGGAGGCGTTGGATGATCTGTCGTTGGAGCTTGCCCATGCCATCGTGAAAGACGGCGAGGGGCTTACAAAGTTCGTCACTGTTCAGGTTGAAGGCGCCGTTTCTGACAAAAGCGCTGATATCATTGCCCGCGCGATCGGCAACTCGCCCCTGGTGAAGACGGCCTTTGCTGGCGAAGACGCCAATTGGGGACGGGTGGTTATGGCTGTCGGTAAGGCCGGCGAACCGGCGGACCGGGACCGGCTGGCGATCTGGTTTGGCGCCAGTGGCACCGAAATTCGCGTTGCCGTGGAAGGCGCCCGTGACGCGTCCTACAGCGAAGAGGCTGCTGCTGCGGTGATGAAGCATGCCGAAATCACGCTACGGGTGGGCCTCGGGCTTGGCGATGGCAAGGCAACGATCTGGACCTGCGATCTCACCAAGGCCTATGTCGCGATCAATGGCGACTATCGCACATGA
- a CDS encoding (deoxy)nucleoside triphosphate pyrophosphohydrolase, protein MTLNLVLVAAAALVDADHRVLIAKRPEGKAMAGLWEFPGGKVEVGERPEDALLRELREELGVETQTACLAPLTFASHGYDGFHLLMPLYVIRRWQGTPTAQEGQELAWVRPNQLRQYPMPEADGPLIAPLIDLL, encoded by the coding sequence ATGACGCTTAACCTCGTTTTGGTTGCAGCTGCCGCGCTGGTGGATGCCGATCATCGTGTGCTGATCGCCAAGCGCCCCGAGGGCAAGGCCATGGCAGGGCTTTGGGAATTTCCCGGCGGCAAGGTCGAGGTCGGCGAGCGACCCGAGGACGCATTGTTGCGCGAGCTGCGCGAGGAGTTGGGTGTCGAAACTCAGACAGCCTGTTTGGCGCCTCTAACCTTTGCCAGCCATGGCTATGACGGGTTTCACCTGTTGATGCCGCTCTATGTCATTCGCCGCTGGCAGGGCACGCCGACCGCGCAGGAGGGACAAGAGTTGGCCTGGGTGCGGCCCAACCAATTACGGCAATACCCGATGCCCGAAGCCGATGGTCCGTTGATCGCGCCTTTGATCGACCTGCTCTAG
- a CDS encoding EAL domain-containing protein: protein MRRNQGTLRPIAPLDLQRSPDLKPIVDAWYQEPIERLTDLENGPLASVAGDLVIVESDGCGEFFYRHYGKRVSQASGLDMRGKTTTDFDSSVGGFFSYCYRETLLQKTPIYAVHKANKTHHTHSWERLLLPLPPGNGFKQPRVLAFVRPVALVADVLADFSRDIGFLGGTLEPILDDGILVDFALLSLSDPVDVFGLQRMDRLTHLFGRSLTMEEIRAIQDTSDGITALSCEIPNSMDRFGRTFQLKVIGDANQPVFSLTDATEFIVARETADAHKEAMADFARTASDWLWESDAEHRMTMLTEAVELATGHPSSHYVGKSRFAFANDPANATVFEAHRKQVDAHEPFRDLVYKIKGADGKDRWLRINGVPRFDQDGAFLGYRGTGSNITAEFEAKRALEERKAAMEDFANMASDWMWETDVDNRFTKISGAILLKSGFSPEHFIGTDPRDLDQLPENAGRFVEHRKDVEARRPFRDFVCCAYSHDGSLRWSRINGVPRYDREGLFLGYRGTGSDITAEVVARKAAEERKAAMEDFANVASDWMWETDANHAFTFMSNAIGDQTGADPDRYIGVNWFELESEPENATVFSKMRRAFDAHEPFANQVYKSFREDGETMWVRASGKPRFSDTGDFLGYRGTSSNITAEIEARQAADEQKAAMEDFANTASDWLWEVDADHIITMMSPAIESFTGKPPSAYIGMSRFDLFGAPDNAEILEDHKADIAARKPFSNFVYQLHLDDGRVMWARANGKPRFSDDGTFLGYRGTGTNITEEIEAREQAARRAQELADAHRVGRLGAWSFSHRTKMVTFSPEYLELVGLAADHVTMPLDQAMGFFAPESRVAVSRSFRKVLRTCVEDNIDVVWTSPCCSMDLNVIARARTDAKGRVYEVYGTVQDISERKQAERALEALAFHDPLTGLGNRSYFARELNAAMEHAANTGQNAGLLLLDLDHFKEVNDSLGHAAGDELLRRVAERLAMTVTGSGTVFRLGGDEFAAIVPNTRSAAELASLASSIISAFAGTVKLNDGAVHISTSIGMVMVPEQTGDPDEGMRYADLALYEAKNAGRNRALLFHAALDKDVQDRVSLARDLREAIDDDGLDAHYQLQIDVADGKVQGFEALARWNHPTRGPIPPSTFIPIAESSRLIADLGAWMVRNVCRQGRAWLDAGGAPLEMAVNLSVAQLWHRDVESDITSALEETGFPPELLCVELTETVFGDEAMPRIQRLFAALKSLGVKIALDDFGTGYSSLQYLNDLSFDKVKIDRSFISNCDQHPDKMRLLQGIIGLGKGLGLGIIVEGVENERELQIISDLGCEVVQGFFFAKPKPFHEACLDAAQIEADYGFNPVFWKDRQQQLTERLTTKRRA, encoded by the coding sequence GTGAGACGTAATCAGGGCACGCTTCGGCCGATCGCTCCGCTCGATCTCCAGCGGTCGCCTGATCTGAAACCGATCGTCGATGCTTGGTATCAAGAGCCGATCGAGCGGCTAACCGATCTGGAAAATGGCCCCTTGGCTTCTGTCGCCGGTGATCTAGTCATCGTCGAATCCGACGGTTGCGGCGAGTTCTTCTACCGTCACTATGGTAAGCGTGTGTCGCAGGCCTCTGGTCTGGATATGCGAGGCAAAACAACCACCGACTTTGACTCCAGTGTCGGGGGGTTCTTTTCCTACTGCTACCGCGAAACGCTGTTGCAAAAGACGCCGATCTACGCCGTCCACAAAGCCAACAAGACCCACCACACCCATAGTTGGGAACGGCTTCTGCTGCCCCTTCCGCCAGGCAATGGTTTCAAGCAACCGCGTGTTCTAGCGTTCGTGCGTCCGGTCGCACTGGTGGCCGATGTCTTGGCCGATTTCTCGCGGGATATCGGGTTTTTAGGCGGAACCCTGGAACCTATTCTCGACGATGGTATTCTTGTCGATTTCGCGCTCCTTTCGCTTTCCGACCCGGTTGATGTTTTTGGTTTGCAGCGAATGGACCGGCTCACGCATCTTTTTGGCCGATCTCTGACGATGGAAGAAATCCGCGCGATCCAGGATACGTCTGACGGCATCACTGCGTTGAGCTGCGAAATTCCCAATTCCATGGACCGGTTTGGCCGGACCTTCCAATTGAAGGTGATCGGCGATGCAAACCAGCCAGTCTTTTCGCTGACCGACGCGACCGAGTTCATCGTCGCACGTGAAACCGCGGACGCCCACAAGGAGGCGATGGCCGATTTTGCACGCACGGCATCCGATTGGTTGTGGGAGTCCGATGCAGAGCACAGGATGACCATGCTCACCGAGGCGGTTGAGCTCGCAACCGGCCATCCATCGTCACACTATGTCGGCAAGAGCCGCTTCGCTTTTGCTAACGATCCGGCGAACGCAACGGTATTCGAAGCCCATCGCAAACAGGTCGATGCGCACGAGCCATTCCGCGACTTGGTCTATAAGATCAAGGGAGCTGATGGCAAAGATCGTTGGTTACGTATCAACGGTGTTCCGCGCTTCGATCAAGATGGAGCCTTTCTTGGTTATCGTGGCACGGGCAGCAATATCACCGCCGAGTTCGAGGCCAAACGCGCGCTCGAAGAGCGCAAGGCCGCCATGGAAGACTTTGCCAATATGGCGTCCGACTGGATGTGGGAGACCGATGTCGACAATCGGTTTACAAAGATCAGCGGGGCCATCCTGCTGAAGTCCGGTTTTTCTCCGGAGCATTTCATCGGCACGGACCCTCGTGATCTGGACCAACTTCCCGAAAACGCGGGTCGGTTTGTTGAGCACCGAAAGGATGTTGAAGCACGCAGGCCGTTTCGCGATTTTGTCTGCTGTGCCTATTCCCATGATGGATCGCTGCGTTGGTCCCGCATCAACGGCGTCCCCCGTTACGACCGGGAGGGATTGTTTCTCGGTTACCGCGGCACCGGCAGCGACATCACAGCTGAGGTTGTGGCGCGGAAAGCCGCTGAAGAGCGCAAGGCAGCCATGGAGGATTTCGCCAATGTTGCCTCCGATTGGATGTGGGAAACCGACGCCAATCACGCATTCACCTTCATGAGCAATGCGATTGGCGATCAGACTGGCGCGGACCCAGATCGCTACATCGGCGTGAACTGGTTCGAGCTGGAAAGTGAGCCGGAGAATGCCACGGTTTTCTCCAAGATGCGCCGCGCGTTCGATGCGCACGAGCCCTTCGCCAACCAAGTTTACAAAAGCTTTCGTGAAGACGGCGAGACGATGTGGGTGCGCGCGAGTGGCAAGCCGCGCTTTTCCGACACTGGTGATTTTCTTGGCTACCGTGGCACCAGTTCCAACATCACAGCTGAAATCGAAGCGCGACAGGCGGCCGACGAGCAGAAGGCGGCCATGGAGGATTTCGCCAACACAGCATCGGACTGGCTGTGGGAGGTGGATGCCGATCACATCATCACAATGATGAGCCCGGCGATCGAGAGTTTCACAGGCAAGCCGCCTTCTGCCTACATCGGTATGTCACGGTTTGATCTTTTTGGAGCGCCGGACAATGCGGAGATATTGGAGGACCACAAGGCCGATATTGCAGCGCGCAAACCGTTCTCCAATTTTGTTTACCAACTGCATCTGGACGATGGTCGTGTCATGTGGGCGCGAGCCAATGGAAAGCCGCGTTTCAGCGACGATGGAACCTTTTTGGGTTATCGTGGCACCGGCACCAACATCACCGAAGAGATCGAAGCGCGCGAGCAGGCTGCGCGGCGCGCGCAGGAACTGGCCGATGCGCACCGCGTTGGTCGCCTTGGCGCCTGGTCATTCAGCCACCGCACAAAGATGGTGACCTTCAGTCCAGAATATCTGGAGTTGGTTGGACTGGCTGCTGATCATGTAACCATGCCGCTTGATCAGGCCATGGGGTTTTTCGCGCCTGAGTCACGCGTTGCGGTAAGCCGATCCTTCCGCAAAGTCCTGCGCACATGTGTCGAGGACAACATTGATGTCGTTTGGACCTCGCCCTGTTGTTCCATGGATTTGAACGTGATTGCGCGGGCGCGGACCGATGCGAAGGGCCGGGTCTATGAGGTCTACGGCACGGTTCAGGACATCTCCGAGCGCAAACAGGCGGAACGTGCCCTGGAAGCCTTGGCCTTCCACGATCCGCTGACTGGCCTTGGCAATCGCTCTTACTTTGCGCGCGAGCTGAACGCCGCGATGGAGCATGCTGCGAATACCGGTCAAAACGCCGGGTTGTTGTTGCTGGACCTTGATCATTTCAAAGAGGTCAATGACTCGCTGGGCCATGCCGCTGGCGACGAGTTGCTGCGCCGTGTTGCTGAGCGTCTTGCCATGACGGTCACCGGAAGCGGGACCGTCTTTCGACTTGGTGGCGATGAGTTCGCAGCCATTGTGCCCAATACGCGCTCAGCGGCCGAACTTGCGTCGCTGGCGTCGTCGATTATCTCGGCTTTTGCTGGCACCGTGAAACTGAACGACGGCGCTGTCCACATTTCGACCAGCATTGGCATGGTGATGGTGCCGGAGCAGACAGGCGATCCGGACGAGGGCATGCGCTATGCCGATCTGGCGCTCTATGAAGCCAAAAACGCCGGTCGCAACCGAGCGCTCTTATTCCATGCGGCCCTCGACAAGGATGTGCAAGACCGTGTGAGCCTCGCACGTGATCTGCGCGAAGCGATCGATGATGATGGGTTGGATGCGCATTATCAGCTTCAGATCGATGTTGCTGACGGAAAGGTTCAGGGCTTTGAAGCACTGGCCCGTTGGAACCACCCGACCCGTGGTCCCATCCCACCTTCAACCTTTATCCCGATCGCGGAGAGCTCGCGATTGATTGCCGATCTGGGCGCCTGGATGGTGCGCAATGTCTGTCGGCAAGGTCGAGCTTGGCTAGACGCTGGCGGAGCGCCTTTGGAAATGGCCGTCAATCTGTCAGTTGCGCAGCTGTGGCACCGCGATGTGGAGAGCGACATCACCAGCGCCCTGGAAGAAACAGGATTTCCGCCGGAGCTGCTGTGCGTGGAATTGACCGAGACCGTCTTTGGCGATGAAGCAATGCCGCGTATCCAGCGCTTGTTCGCTGCCCTGAAGAGCCTTGGCGTCAAGATTGCCTTGGATGATTTCGGAACCGGCTATTCCTCGCTGCAATATCTCAATGATCTCTCGTTCGACAAAGTGAAGATCGACCGCTCGTTTATCAGCAATTGCGATCAGCACCCGGACAAGATGCGTCTGTTACAGGGCATCATTGGGCTCGGCAAAGGGCTTGGGCTTGGCATCATCGTGGAAGGCGTTGAGAACGAGCGCGAGTTGCAGATCATTTCGGATCTCGGCTGCGAGGTTGTGCAAGGGTTCTTCTTTGCCAAGCCGAAACCTTTTCACGAAGCGTGCCTTGATGCGGCGCAAATCGAGGCAGACTACGGGTTCAATCCCGTGTTCTGGAAGGACCGGCAGCAGCAACTGACCGAAAGGCTAACAACCAAGCGCCGGGCGTGA
- a CDS encoding Flp family type IVb pilin, with amino-acid sequence MRKLIEFARNDDGATAVEYGIIALAIALVIVVAVDQAGTNMADGVYTDIGNLF; translated from the coding sequence ATGCGTAAGCTGATCGAGTTTGCAAGAAATGACGATGGCGCAACTGCCGTCGAATACGGCATCATCGCATTGGCCATCGCATTGGTGATCGTGGTGGCAGTTGATCAGGCCGGGACGAACATGGCCGACGGCGTCTACACCGACATCGGAAACCTGTTTTAG